The following coding sequences are from one Roseburia hominis A2-183 window:
- a CDS encoding glycoside-pentoside-hexuronide (GPH):cation symporter, which produces MKLTGKEKVSYGLGAVGKDMVYMLSASYILYYYQDILGVSAFAMGVILLAARVFDAFNDPIMGVVVAKTRTRWGKFRPWLLIGTILNAIMLYLMFSAPPALDGGGLVAYAAVTYVLWGVTYTMMDIPYWSMIPAFTEGGKEREGLSTMARSCAGVGSAIITIITMLCVYRLGGGDERVGFKWFALIIAILFVLFTTITCVNVKEKSTVNVDSPSVGQMFRALIQNDQAMTVVITIVLINCAVYTTSNLVIYFFKYDFGGEGWYNSYTLFNTFGGAVQILSMMILFPLLRKFMGTIQVFYTGFAMAIIGYVVLLVLAFTNMSNVILLFIPGFFIFAANGVLTVLTTVFLANTVDYGQLKNHRRDESVIFSMQTFVVKLASGVAALIASICLQICNLSNDTTDTAAVATAATSSVVGLRMTMTILPIICLLCGIFIFHKKYILTEEKVAEIAEQVKKGAY; this is translated from the coding sequence TTATTATCAGGATATTCTCGGGGTGAGTGCGTTTGCAATGGGCGTGATCTTACTTGCAGCGCGTGTGTTTGACGCGTTCAACGATCCGATCATGGGTGTGGTGGTTGCCAAGACAAGGACGAGATGGGGAAAATTCCGCCCGTGGCTTTTGATCGGAACGATTTTAAATGCCATCATGCTCTACCTGATGTTCTCTGCACCGCCGGCACTCGACGGAGGCGGTCTGGTGGCCTATGCAGCAGTCACCTATGTGCTCTGGGGTGTGACGTACACGATGATGGATATCCCTTACTGGTCAATGATTCCGGCGTTTACCGAGGGCGGTAAAGAGCGTGAGGGACTTTCCACGATGGCGCGCTCCTGTGCGGGCGTCGGCTCTGCCATCATCACGATCATCACAATGTTATGTGTATACCGTCTTGGCGGCGGGGATGAGCGCGTGGGATTCAAGTGGTTTGCACTCATCATTGCAATCTTATTTGTACTTTTCACGACGATTACATGTGTCAACGTCAAGGAAAAATCTACGGTCAATGTGGATTCTCCGTCTGTGGGACAGATGTTCCGTGCACTGATTCAGAACGACCAGGCGATGACGGTCGTGATCACCATCGTTCTCATCAACTGTGCGGTCTATACGACCTCAAACCTTGTGATCTATTTCTTTAAATATGACTTCGGCGGCGAGGGCTGGTACAACAGCTACACCTTGTTTAATACGTTCGGCGGAGCGGTACAGATTCTGTCCATGATGATCTTATTCCCGCTGCTGCGCAAATTCATGGGAACGATCCAGGTGTTCTACACAGGATTTGCTATGGCAATCATCGGTTATGTGGTGCTTTTAGTACTGGCATTCACCAATATGTCCAACGTGATACTGCTGTTTATCCCGGGATTTTTCATCTTTGCAGCAAACGGCGTGCTGACAGTGCTGACGACGGTGTTCCTTGCCAATACCGTAGACTATGGACAGCTGAAAAATCACAGACGTGACGAGAGCGTGATCTTTTCCATGCAGACGTTCGTGGTCAAACTGGCGAGCGGCGTGGCGGCACTGATTGCATCGATCTGCTTACAGATCTGCAATCTGAGCAACGATACAACAGATACCGCAGCAGTTGCGACAGCTGCCACATCCTCGGTGGTAGGTCTGCGCATGACAATGACGATTCTTCCGATCATCTGCCTTCTGTGCGGCATTTTCATTTTCCACAAAAAGTATATTCTGACGGAGGAGAAGGTTGCCGAGATCGCAGAGCAGGTCAAGAAAGGGGCATACTAA
- a CDS encoding alpha-galactosidase: protein MIKADGHIFVLETAHTTYCFRRMETGHLEHLYYGRHLTLPEHPAECDVAPLVEKHTFAPGNTNLCDGEHPAFSLEDMRLEMSSYGKGDIREPFVEIVHADGSTTSDFRYESYEITEKTAGTENGDLPGAYDEKGEAQRLSVRLRDHSYDLVLELHYDVYAECDAIVRSAVLFNESGETVRLNRLMSTQIDFDPAEYVFTTFTGAWAREMHRSDTRMEAGKHVNASYTGTSSSRANPFVMIAKTDTTEDTGECYGCNLIYSGNHYEAAEVSGYGKMRLTAGINPQSFSWLLAPGENFAAPEAVMAYSCEGYNGMSQCMHAFVREHIVRGAFKHKVRPVLLNSWEAAYFDINERKLLALAKKAKEAGVELFVMDDGWFGERNDDAHSLGDWEVNEKKLPGGLAGLGRKIKALGLDFGIWVEPEMVNVNSHLYQAHPDWTIEIPGKPHAEGRNQRILDLTRTEVQDYIIETMTNVFSSAEISYVKWDMNRTFTDYYSGALPPERQGEVAHRYVLGLYRCMRELTARFPDILFEGCSAGGNRFDLGILSYFPQIWASDDTDALCRAEIQTGYSYGYPMSVVSAHVSACPNHQTLRVTPLETRFAVAAFGICGYECNFCDLSREDFAAVKAQIALYKQWREVLQKGRFYRGRTFGEGAHESVLSQSAGNQMEWTCVSEDQTRAVGMLMQKLVVPNTQYHSYHAKGLKPDARYHFYNRSLKYNIKDFGDLVNTVSPVHIKQDSLALDLIARFKKMDGEIEDCHVAGDMLMYHGVKLKQAFGGTGYNNEVRYFQDFAARMYFMEEEKGHADSGEAEEKER from the coding sequence ATGATAAAAGCGGACGGACATATTTTTGTGCTGGAGACGGCGCATACGACATACTGCTTCCGGAGAATGGAGACAGGGCATTTGGAGCATCTGTATTACGGAAGGCACCTGACGCTGCCTGAGCATCCGGCGGAGTGTGATGTTGCTCCGCTGGTGGAGAAGCATACATTTGCACCGGGAAATACGAATCTCTGCGACGGGGAGCATCCGGCGTTCTCTCTGGAGGACATGCGGCTTGAGATGTCCTCCTACGGAAAAGGGGACATCCGCGAACCGTTTGTGGAGATCGTGCACGCGGATGGCAGCACCACTTCGGATTTCCGCTATGAAAGCTATGAGATCACAGAAAAGACGGCGGGGACAGAAAACGGAGATCTCCCGGGAGCTTACGACGAGAAGGGGGAGGCGCAGCGTCTCAGCGTAAGGCTGCGCGATCATTCCTATGATCTTGTGCTGGAACTTCATTATGATGTCTACGCAGAGTGCGATGCGATTGTGCGAAGCGCCGTTCTCTTCAATGAGAGCGGGGAGACGGTCCGTCTGAATCGCCTGATGAGCACCCAGATCGACTTTGATCCGGCAGAGTATGTTTTTACAACCTTTACCGGTGCGTGGGCGAGGGAGATGCACCGCTCCGATACGCGCATGGAGGCGGGAAAACATGTCAATGCGTCCTACACGGGAACCTCCTCCAGCCGTGCCAACCCGTTCGTCATGATTGCAAAGACGGATACGACGGAGGATACCGGAGAGTGTTATGGATGCAACCTCATCTACAGCGGCAATCACTATGAGGCGGCGGAAGTGAGCGGCTACGGCAAGATGCGCCTGACTGCCGGCATCAATCCGCAGTCATTTTCCTGGCTGCTGGCTCCGGGGGAGAACTTTGCGGCGCCGGAGGCGGTCATGGCGTATTCCTGCGAGGGCTACAATGGCATGAGCCAGTGCATGCATGCATTTGTGCGGGAGCACATCGTGCGTGGAGCGTTTAAGCACAAGGTGCGTCCGGTGCTGCTTAACAGCTGGGAGGCAGCCTATTTTGACATCAATGAGAGAAAGCTGCTTGCTCTGGCGAAGAAGGCAAAGGAAGCCGGCGTAGAACTTTTTGTGATGGACGACGGCTGGTTCGGCGAGCGCAATGATGACGCACATTCCCTGGGAGACTGGGAAGTCAACGAGAAGAAGCTTCCGGGAGGTCTTGCGGGACTTGGAAGAAAGATCAAGGCGCTCGGGCTGGATTTCGGTATCTGGGTGGAGCCGGAGATGGTGAATGTGAACAGTCATCTCTATCAGGCACATCCGGACTGGACGATCGAGATTCCGGGAAAACCGCACGCGGAGGGACGCAATCAGCGCATTCTGGATCTTACGAGAACGGAAGTGCAGGACTATATCATCGAGACGATGACGAATGTCTTTTCCTCGGCGGAGATCTCCTATGTCAAATGGGATATGAACCGGACGTTTACGGATTACTATTCCGGAGCGCTTCCGCCGGAGCGGCAGGGAGAGGTGGCACACCGCTATGTGCTGGGACTGTACCGGTGCATGAGAGAGCTTACCGCGCGTTTCCCGGACATTCTCTTTGAGGGATGCTCGGCGGGCGGCAACCGGTTCGATCTTGGAATTTTATCCTATTTTCCACAGATCTGGGCGTCGGATGACACGGATGCGCTCTGCCGGGCGGAGATTCAGACCGGCTATTCCTACGGCTATCCGATGTCCGTTGTGAGCGCCCATGTGTCGGCGTGCCCGAACCACCAGACGCTCCGCGTGACGCCGCTTGAGACACGGTTCGCCGTGGCGGCATTCGGCATCTGCGGCTATGAGTGCAATTTCTGCGATCTGTCCCGCGAGGATTTTGCGGCGGTAAAGGCACAGATCGCACTGTACAAACAGTGGCGGGAGGTATTGCAGAAGGGACGGTTTTACCGCGGACGCACATTCGGAGAGGGGGCACATGAAAGTGTACTCTCCCAGAGTGCGGGGAACCAGATGGAGTGGACCTGTGTGTCGGAAGACCAGACCCGTGCGGTCGGTATGCTCATGCAGAAGCTGGTCGTACCGAATACCCAGTATCACAGCTATCACGCGAAGGGATTAAAACCCGATGCGCGGTACCATTTCTATAACCGCAGCTTAAAATACAATATCAAGGATTTCGGGGATCTGGTCAATACCGTCTCCCCGGTACACATTAAGCAGGATTCGCTGGCGCTGGATCTGATCGCCAGATTTAAGAAGATGGACGGGGAGATCGAGGATTGCCATGTAGCCGGAGATATGTTAATGTATCATGGAGTGAAGCTTAAACAGGCGTTCGGCGGAACCGGATACAACAATGAGGTGCGGTATTTTCAGGATTTCGCTGCGCGCATGTATTTTATGGAAGAGGAAAAAGGACATGCAGACAGCGGGGAAGCAGAAGAAAAAGAGAGATAA
- a CDS encoding MBL fold metallo-hydrolase, giving the protein MQTAGKQKKKRDNSSRIRSGAAALCAALLLLLSGCGAASDGQAVRQQAALSGGTLQDGQMSELQMAEQQENGGSPTEEMAEPGEGQTPDGTLSVTFLDVGQGNAVLVEQGGAYMLIDGGNRDYSSFVVSYLKEQGVEELAYVIASHYDADHLNGVVGALHAFSCGQVLAPDYVTDTRVYESFERVIKEQDIALAYPAVGDTYTLGDASFTVVCPKAYDPKEDNDNSVGIRLVYGDTSFLICGDAGKAEEQAMLDSGVTLESDVYLASHHGSEGSSSEAFMRAVSPSAVVISAGAGNSYGHPTRTVLDRVKACGAALYRTDLQGTITVTSDGTSLSWSVDATQDYRDGDEVAAGAADTTGTSGAADTAGSAAQASSGGETAAGGTADVTGEYVLNTNTKKFHRSSCSSVAQMSPENKAAFSGSREELIAAGYDPCKRCNP; this is encoded by the coding sequence ATGCAGACAGCGGGGAAGCAGAAGAAAAAGAGAGATAACAGCAGCAGAATCAGAAGCGGGGCAGCGGCACTTTGTGCGGCCCTGCTTCTTTTGCTGTCGGGATGCGGAGCGGCATCGGACGGGCAGGCGGTAAGGCAGCAGGCAGCACTGTCCGGAGGAACCTTGCAGGATGGTCAGATGTCGGAATTGCAGATGGCAGAGCAGCAGGAGAATGGCGGCTCACCGACAGAGGAGATGGCAGAGCCGGGGGAAGGACAGACGCCGGACGGAACGCTGTCGGTGACGTTTTTGGATGTCGGACAGGGCAATGCCGTTTTAGTGGAGCAGGGCGGAGCGTATATGCTGATCGACGGCGGCAACAGGGATTACTCCTCGTTTGTGGTAAGCTATCTGAAGGAACAGGGCGTGGAAGAACTCGCCTATGTGATCGCTTCTCACTACGATGCGGATCACTTAAACGGTGTGGTCGGCGCCCTGCACGCATTTTCCTGCGGGCAGGTGCTTGCTCCCGATTACGTGACGGATACCAGAGTCTATGAGTCGTTTGAGCGCGTGATAAAGGAGCAGGATATCGCACTTGCCTACCCGGCGGTGGGAGACACTTACACGCTTGGCGATGCCTCTTTTACGGTGGTCTGCCCAAAAGCCTATGATCCGAAGGAGGATAATGATAATTCCGTCGGAATCCGCCTTGTGTACGGCGACACCAGCTTTTTAATCTGCGGTGACGCCGGAAAAGCCGAAGAGCAGGCGATGCTTGACTCCGGCGTGACGCTGGAGTCGGACGTGTATCTGGCAAGTCATCACGGGAGTGAAGGGTCTTCCTCCGAAGCGTTTATGCGCGCCGTGTCGCCGTCGGCGGTTGTGATCAGTGCGGGTGCGGGGAACTCCTACGGCCATCCGACGCGCACGGTACTCGACCGGGTGAAGGCATGCGGGGCAGCGCTCTACCGGACGGATCTGCAGGGAACCATCACGGTCACAAGTGACGGAACCTCCCTTAGCTGGAGCGTGGACGCGACGCAGGATTACCGGGACGGGGATGAGGTCGCGGCAGGTGCTGCGGACACCACGGGAACATCCGGGGCGGCAGATACCGCAGGAAGCGCGGCACAGGCATCATCCGGGGGAGAGACTGCCGCGGGCGGCACAGCGGACGTGACAGGAGAATACGTGCTCAATACGAACACAAAGAAGTTTCACCGGTCATCCTGCTCGAGTGTTGCGCAGATGTCGCCGGAAAACAAGGCGGCATTCTCCGGAAGCAGGGAGGAACTGATTGCAGCCGGATATGATCCGTGCAAGAGATGTAATCCCTGA
- a CDS encoding acyltransferase family protein: MKRWGNRTSRKTAWLSKKSYGLYLFHYLALSAAAYFLDRYTKVTGVAAYLLSGIAAYAGGYLLYELIKRIPVIRWCVIGEKKERKHVQR, from the coding sequence ATGAAGCGCTGGGGCAACCGTACGTCGCGAAAGACAGCGTGGCTTTCTAAAAAGAGCTACGGACTGTATCTGTTCCACTATCTGGCACTCTCGGCGGCGGCATATTTTCTGGACCGCTACACCAAAGTTACGGGGGTTGCAGCCTACCTTTTGTCGGGAATTGCAGCCTATGCGGGCGGCTATCTTCTCTATGAGCTGATAAAAAGAATTCCGGTCATAAGATGGTGTGTGATTGGAGAGAAAAAGGAGAGGAAACATGTTCAAAGATAA
- a CDS encoding helix-turn-helix transcriptional regulator — MFKDNLMMLRKMRGMTQEELAEKIDVSRQTLSKYETGVSHS; from the coding sequence ATGTTCAAAGATAATCTGATGATGCTGCGGAAGATGCGTGGAATGACGCAGGAGGAACTGGCGGAGAAGATTGATGTGTCCAGGCAGACACTTTCCAAATACGAGACGGGAGTTTCCCATAGTTAA
- a CDS encoding response regulator transcription factor, which produces MKQILIVEDDSFLNKMVAYNLTADGYGVTSALNARTAADAIRQREFDLVLLDINLPDGNGFELCKLIKPQHPDTIVIFLTANDQESDQIRGYEVGAVDYITKPFVIGALQRKIKAMFAMLEHHKPAKDIYDDGRLFLDFSEQTASLNGKPLTLSPMEYKMLNLFRKNPRQVLTRGQLLEKLWDIDERFVDEHTLTTSISRIRSKIESDGGPPYIKTVYGMGYQWTGGEAK; this is translated from the coding sequence ATGAAGCAGATTTTAATTGTCGAGGACGACAGTTTTTTGAATAAGATGGTGGCCTATAACCTGACCGCAGACGGCTATGGCGTGACTTCTGCCCTAAATGCCAGAACCGCAGCCGACGCCATCCGCCAGCGGGAATTTGATTTAGTGCTGCTGGACATCAACCTGCCGGACGGGAACGGCTTTGAGCTGTGCAAGCTAATAAAGCCTCAGCACCCGGACACCATCGTAATATTCCTGACCGCCAACGATCAGGAGAGCGACCAGATACGGGGTTATGAGGTGGGCGCGGTGGACTACATCACAAAGCCCTTTGTGATTGGGGCCTTGCAGCGGAAAATCAAAGCCATGTTCGCCATGCTGGAACACCACAAACCGGCCAAGGACATTTACGACGACGGGCGGTTGTTTCTGGACTTCTCGGAGCAGACGGCTTCCCTAAACGGCAAGCCCCTGACCCTATCCCCGATGGAGTACAAAATGCTGAACCTGTTCCGCAAAAATCCCCGGCAAGTGCTGACCCGTGGGCAGCTTTTGGAAAAGCTGTGGGATATAGATGAAAGGTTTGTGGACGAACACACCCTGACAACCTCCATCAGCCGGATTCGCAGCAAGATTGAATCTGATGGCGGCCCCCCCTACATCAAGACCGTTTACGGCATGGGCTATCAATGGACGGGAGGCGAGGCAAAATGA
- a CDS encoding sensor histidine kinase — translation MKFQNLSVKRLFGRVAMGLVLSMSGITIALFFVTKQIAVLLTGGALLLCALVGIFVLTQAFGKRLSQFTADLCQTLDHMIAGNEAPQRPEDSETQLARIGHRLARLYQIMQENRRRVDEERQELQTLVSDISHQVKTPVSNLKMATDTLLEKPMTEAERTDFIRGIRSQTDKLDFLFQALVKTSRLETGVIQLDKKPGRLFDTVAQAMSGIVYAAEKKEIAVSVDCPEDLTVFHDSKWTSEALFNLLDNAVKYTPAGGKIAVSVVLWEMYVEIKVVDTGKGISESNQAAIFRRFYREEEVHEQQGVGIGLYLAREIVTRQGGYIKVVSEPGKGSEFSIMLPTK, via the coding sequence ATGAAGTTTCAAAACCTCTCGGTAAAGCGGCTGTTTGGCCGGGTGGCAATGGGGCTTGTCCTCTCCATGTCCGGGATCACCATAGCCCTGTTTTTTGTGACAAAACAGATTGCGGTGCTGCTGACGGGCGGGGCGCTGCTGCTGTGCGCCCTTGTGGGGATTTTTGTACTGACGCAGGCGTTTGGAAAGCGGCTGTCGCAGTTTACCGCTGACCTGTGCCAGACTTTAGACCACATGATCGCTGGGAATGAAGCGCCCCAGCGCCCAGAGGACAGCGAAACCCAGCTTGCTAGAATCGGACACCGGCTGGCAAGGCTTTACCAGATCATGCAGGAGAACCGCCGCCGGGTGGACGAGGAACGGCAGGAGTTACAGACCCTTGTATCAGATATTTCCCATCAGGTGAAAACGCCGGTGAGCAATCTGAAAATGGCGACGGACACCCTGCTGGAAAAGCCCATGACCGAGGCGGAGCGCACCGACTTTATCCGGGGAATCCGCAGCCAGACGGATAAGCTGGACTTTCTCTTTCAGGCCCTTGTAAAAACCTCCCGGCTGGAAACAGGCGTGATCCAGTTAGACAAGAAGCCGGGTCGCCTCTTTGATACCGTGGCGCAGGCCATGAGTGGGATTGTGTATGCAGCGGAGAAAAAGGAAATCGCTGTGTCCGTGGACTGCCCGGAGGATTTGACCGTTTTCCATGACAGCAAGTGGACATCCGAAGCCCTCTTTAACCTGCTGGACAATGCAGTGAAGTACACCCCGGCAGGCGGGAAAATCGCCGTGTCAGTGGTGCTGTGGGAAATGTATGTGGAGATCAAAGTAGTCGACACCGGCAAGGGCATTTCCGAAAGCAATCAGGCTGCCATCTTCCGGCGCTTCTATCGTGAGGAAGAAGTACACGAACAGCAGGGCGTGGGCATTGGCCTGTATCTGGCCCGCGAGATCGTAACGCGGCAAGGCGGCTATATCAAAGTGGTTTCGGAGCCGGGCAAGGGTTCAGAATTTTCCATTATGCTGCCGACAAAATAG
- a CDS encoding ABC transporter ATP-binding protein: MSVLQAIDLKKYYGTEPNITRALDGVNFSVEDGEFVAVVGTSGSGKSTLLHMMGGLDTPTSGTVIVRGEELAKKNDEQLTIFRRRNIGFIFQNYNLVPILNVYENIVLPVELDGDTVDQKFLDEIVHLLGLEDKLKNMPNNLSGGQQQRVAIARALITKPAIVLADEPTGNLDSKTSAEVLGLIKRTSAEFRQTVVMITHNDDIARLADRIVRIEDGRIVE, encoded by the coding sequence ATGAGCGTTTTACAGGCGATTGATCTGAAAAAGTATTACGGCACAGAGCCGAACATTACCCGCGCCCTTGACGGTGTGAACTTCTCCGTGGAGGACGGCGAGTTTGTGGCCGTTGTGGGAACATCCGGCAGCGGCAAGTCCACCCTGCTTCACATGATGGGCGGGCTGGACACTCCCACCAGCGGAACCGTGATCGTCCGGGGCGAAGAACTGGCAAAGAAGAACGATGAACAGCTTACCATCTTTCGCCGCCGCAACATCGGCTTTATCTTCCAGAACTATAACCTTGTTCCTATTCTGAATGTGTATGAGAACATCGTCCTGCCGGTGGAGCTGGACGGGGACACGGTGGATCAGAAGTTTTTGGACGAGATCGTTCACCTGCTGGGGCTGGAAGATAAACTGAAAAATATGCCGAATAATCTTTCTGGCGGACAGCAGCAGCGTGTGGCGATTGCCCGCGCTCTGATTACCAAACCGGCTATTGTGCTGGCCGATGAGCCAACCGGTAACCTTGACAGCAAGACCAGCGCCGAGGTGCTGGGACTTATCAAGCGCACCAGCGCGGAGTTCCGGCAAACCGTTGTAATGATTACCCACAATGACGACATAGCCCGCCTTGCAGATCGGATTGTCCGCATTGAGGATGGCAGGATTGTGGAATAA